The segment CGCGGCCATCAACAAGGACGTGATCTACGGAACGGTCGGGGACTACGTCTACCGGATCAACCTCACCGGCTGGGGCTGGATCCATCTGATCATCGGCATCCTGCTGGTGATCGCCGGCTACGGGGTGCTCAAGAACATGGAGTGGGCGCGCTGGCTGGGCATCTTCCTGGCCTCCATCAGCCTGATCGCCCAGTTCCTGTTCCTCCCCTATCTGCCGGTCTGGGCCCTGATCGTGATCGCGATCGACGTGTTCATCATCTGGGCACTGGCGGTGTACCGCTCGGAGGACCGCGAGGCTCCGCTGCTCTGATCCGTCCTGGATCACGTCCTCGGATCCGTCCCGCGGCCACGGTGGTGGGTGCCCGGCACCCACCGCCGTGGTGTCATCCGTTCCCGGTCCCTCACCGTGGCACGGCCGCGCTGAGTACCTGCGGATCGGTGAGCGTGTACTGCGCCGAACCGGCGATATGCACCGTGCCGCCGGACCGGTCCAGTGCCGTGGGATTCTGCAGCCCGTCCTTCTCGTTCAGTACGGGGACGCCCTCGCCGCCGCGGACCAGCAGGACCCGGCTGTCGGTGACCCCGGCGACCAGAAAGGTGTCGCCGTCCCCGGTGAACACCAGGTCGTCGATCTCCCCCAGACCGTCGGCCACCTGCTCCGGCCGTCCCGCGACGGGCGCCGACGGCGGCCCCTGCACCGGAAACCGCAGCACGGTCCCCCGGTCGTGGTTGGTCACCCAGACCGCTCCCGCATGGACCCTGATCCCATTGGCTCCCGCGAACCCCTCCGGATGCCGGGCCAGGCCCGGATCCGCGCTCCACACCGCCGCCGCGCCCCCGGCCGACGGCGCCCGCCACACCCGCCCGGTGAAGGAGTCGGTGATGTAGAGCTGCCGGGCCCGGGCGTCCAGTGCCAGCCCGTTCGGCAGGCCGTCGGCGGGGAGCGCCACGATCCGCCGCGGAACACCGCCGTCCGCCGCCAGCCGCCAGATACCGGTGAGCTCCGCGGTTCCGGTCGCGTACGTGACGTACAGCGTCCCCTTGCCGTCGCGGACGATGCCACCGAGGTACGGCTCCCCGACCGCGGGCGTCTCCGCGAGCGGTGGCGGGGCCGGCAGCGTGGCCAGGATCCGCACCTCACCGGACGGGGAGATCCGGGCGATCTGACGGGTGGGCGCGAAGGTGACGACCACCGATCCGTCCGGCTCGGCGACGATGCCTTCCGGCTGCTGCCCGGAGTCGATGCTCAGCCGGACCGTCACCCGAGCCCTCGGCCCCGCCTTCCCGTCCTTCCCGACCTCCCCGTCCTTCCCGACCTCCCCGACCTCCCCGACCTTTCCGGCCTTTCCGTCGCCGGACGGCCCGGACAACTCATCGCCGCCCGGCGAGGACACCGGAGCCACCCGGTCGGCACCCTTGGGCGCCGCCCCGGCATGAGCGACGTACAAACCGATCAGAACGATGAGGGCGGCAGCGCCGGTGAACTTTCGCGAGGACGACGAGGACTTGTTCACGTGTGTCTCCAGAGCGGGAGCGCATGCACGGAACACCCCCGGGGGAGGAGCGCACCGGACCGGCCAGAGGCGTCACCCTATGAGCTGATCCTGTGCGGACCACCCCCAACCGGCCGAAGAACTCGCGAATTTTCCGCGTACGGGACCCTTCCCCGGCCCGCTTCACATCTATGCGGCCCCTCCGGCCCGCCCATTGTGGTGGTCCAGCAGTCTGGACAGCAGGGCGGTCAACTGCTGTCGCTCCTCGGGCGACAGCGGAGCCGGCAACGCCTCCTGAGAATCGGCCAGCGGCTTCTCCAGCCGCCGGAGCCGCCGCCTGCCGGCGGCGGTCAGCGAGATGATGTTGCGCCGCCGGTCGGAGGGGTCGGGGGCCCGCTCGACCAGTCCGCGATCGGCGAGTTCGTTGATCGCCGCGACCAGATCACTGACGTGGATGCCGCTGCGGCGGCTCAGCCCGGCCTGACTCGCCGGGCCGGACTCCTCCAGCGTCGCCGGCAGCCGGTAGTCGTAGCCATGGGCGTCGACGGCCGAGAACCCCTCGGCCACCAGGCGGTGTGCGTGCTGGGTGAGCAGCCAGCTCGGCAGGCTATGCGCTCACTTCGCCGCCATGGAAGTCCCCGAACTGCTCGCCGAGGACATCCGGACCTTCTTCCACTCGTGCTCACGGGGCCGAGCGGACTGAACGCGATCCGCACCACGAAAGACACGAACGCGACAGCTCCTCCTCAGCCCATGCCCGGGGAAGGCCGCATCAATACCCTCCCCCTCCGAAGCCGTACCCGCACCCCCTGTGCGAGCCTGTTCCGCCGACCCGTCCGACAGATCCCCCTTGACGTTCGCGAGGAAGCCCCGTGAGTGATCCGACCGAAGCCAACGAGACCGTCCACCGCCTT is part of the Streptomyces qinzhouensis genome and harbors:
- a CDS encoding DUF7144 family membrane protein; this translates as MTQAPQPTGTPPPHRSGTHHGNGTGPSGNSSWAVGGVVFAGVLMLCSGVLAILQGIAAINKDVIYGTVGDYVYRINLTGWGWIHLIIGILLVIAGYGVLKNMEWARWLGIFLASISLIAQFLFLPYLPVWALIVIAIDVFIIWALAVYRSEDREAPLL
- a CDS encoding SMP-30/gluconolactonase/LRE family protein; the protein is MNKSSSSSRKFTGAAALIVLIGLYVAHAGAAPKGADRVAPVSSPGGDELSGPSGDGKAGKVGEVGEVGKDGEVGKDGKAGPRARVTVRLSIDSGQQPEGIVAEPDGSVVVTFAPTRQIARISPSGEVRILATLPAPPPLAETPAVGEPYLGGIVRDGKGTLYVTYATGTAELTGIWRLAADGGVPRRIVALPADGLPNGLALDARARQLYITDSFTGRVWRAPSAGGAAAVWSADPGLARHPEGFAGANGIRVHAGAVWVTNHDRGTVLRFPVQGPPSAPVAGRPEQVADGLGEIDDLVFTGDGDTFLVAGVTDSRVLLVRGGEGVPVLNEKDGLQNPTALDRSGGTVHIAGSAQYTLTDPQVLSAAVPR
- a CDS encoding MarR family winged helix-turn-helix transcriptional regulator is translated as MPSWLLTQHAHRLVAEGFSAVDAHGYDYRLPATLEESGPASQAGLSRRSGIHVSDLVAAINELADRGLVERAPDPSDRRRNIISLTAAGRRRLRRLEKPLADSQEALPAPLSPEERQQLTALLSRLLDHHNGRAGGAA